A DNA window from Streptococcus sp. LPB0220 contains the following coding sequences:
- a CDS encoding valine--tRNA ligase, producing the protein MSKELSPKYNPAEVEAGRYQKWLDADVFKPSGDQKAKPYSIVIPPPNVTGKLHLGHAWDTTLQDIIIRQKRMQGFDTLWLPGMDHAGIATQAKVEARLAEDGISRYDLGREKFLEKVWEWKDEYATTIKEQWGKMGLSVDYSRERFTLDEGLSKAVRKVFVELYKKGWIYRGEFIINWDPKARTALSDIEVIHKDVEGAFYHMNYMLEDGSRALEVATTRPETMFGDTAVAVNPNDDRYKDLIGQNVILPILNKPIPIVGDEHADPEFGTGVVKITPAHDPNDFLVGQRHNLPQVNVMNDDGTMNELAGEFNGMDRFEARKAVIKKLEEIGALVKIEKMTHSVGHSERTGVMVEPRLSTQWFVKMDQLAKNAIANQDTDDKVEFYPPRFNDTFLQWMENVHDWVISRQLWWGHQIPAWYNAEGEMYVGEEAPEGDGWKQDEDVLDTWFSSALWPFSTMGWPDVDSEDFKRYFPTSTLVTGYDIIFFWVSRMIFQSLEFTGRQPFQNVLIHGLIRDEQGRKMSKSLGNGIDPMDVIEKYGADALRWFLSNGSAPGQDVRFSYEKMDASWNFINKIWNISRYILMNNEGLTLDVARENVAKVAASQAGNVTDRWILHNLNETIGKVTENFDKFEFGVAGHILYNFIWDEFADWYVELTKEVLYSDNEDEKVITRSVLLYTLDQILRLLHPIMPFVTEEIYGQISEGTIVTAEYPVVRPEFENEEAAAGVEALKDVIRSVRNSRAEVNVAPSKPITILIKTNDSKLDAFFNDNVNYIKRFTNPEHLEIAADVEVPDLVMSSIITGAEIYLPLADLLNVEEELARLEKELAKWQKELDMVGKKLSNERFVANAKPEVVQKERDKQADYQAKYDATVARIDEMKKLVK; encoded by the coding sequence ATGTCTAAAGAACTTTCACCTAAATACAATCCAGCCGAGGTTGAGGCTGGTCGTTACCAAAAATGGCTTGATGCGGATGTTTTCAAGCCTTCAGGCGATCAAAAGGCTAAGCCTTATTCCATCGTGATTCCACCACCAAACGTAACCGGGAAACTTCACCTTGGTCACGCTTGGGATACGACTTTACAGGATATCATCATCCGCCAAAAACGCATGCAAGGTTTCGACACGCTTTGGCTTCCTGGTATGGACCATGCTGGGATTGCCACTCAAGCTAAAGTAGAAGCGCGTTTGGCTGAAGATGGCATCTCTCGTTATGACCTGGGTCGTGAAAAATTCCTTGAGAAAGTCTGGGAATGGAAAGACGAATATGCGACGACTATCAAGGAACAATGGGGCAAGATGGGGCTTTCTGTAGACTATTCTCGTGAGCGTTTTACCCTTGATGAAGGGTTGTCAAAAGCGGTTCGTAAGGTCTTTGTAGAGCTTTACAAAAAAGGTTGGATTTACCGTGGTGAATTTATCATCAACTGGGATCCAAAAGCCCGTACAGCCCTTTCTGATATCGAGGTGATTCACAAGGATGTCGAAGGTGCCTTCTACCACATGAACTACATGTTGGAAGACGGTTCACGTGCTCTTGAAGTAGCAACAACTCGTCCTGAGACTATGTTTGGGGATACTGCTGTAGCGGTTAACCCAAATGATGACCGTTATAAAGATTTGATTGGTCAAAATGTTATCTTGCCAATCTTGAACAAGCCAATCCCAATCGTAGGGGACGAACACGCAGACCCTGAATTTGGTACTGGTGTGGTGAAGATCACTCCTGCCCATGACCCTAATGACTTCTTGGTTGGTCAACGTCATAATCTTCCGCAAGTCAACGTTATGAACGATGATGGTACCATGAATGAATTGGCTGGCGAATTCAACGGCATGGACCGCTTTGAAGCTCGTAAGGCTGTTATCAAGAAGTTAGAAGAAATTGGTGCCCTTGTTAAGATTGAGAAGATGACCCACTCAGTTGGTCACTCAGAGCGTACAGGAGTTATGGTTGAGCCACGCTTGTCTACGCAATGGTTCGTGAAGATGGATCAATTAGCTAAGAATGCCATTGCTAACCAAGACACAGACGATAAGGTAGAATTCTACCCACCTCGTTTCAACGATACCTTCCTTCAATGGATGGAAAATGTCCATGACTGGGTAATTTCTCGTCAGCTCTGGTGGGGTCACCAAATCCCTGCTTGGTACAATGCTGAGGGTGAAATGTACGTTGGTGAAGAAGCACCAGAAGGTGACGGATGGAAACAAGACGAAGATGTCTTGGATACTTGGTTTAGTTCAGCCCTTTGGCCATTCTCAACTATGGGCTGGCCGGATGTCGACTCAGAAGACTTCAAACGTTACTTCCCTACATCAACCTTGGTAACAGGATACGACATCATCTTCTTCTGGGTATCTCGTATGATCTTCCAATCATTGGAATTCACAGGCCGTCAGCCATTCCAAAACGTTCTGATTCACGGTCTCATTCGTGACGAGCAAGGACGCAAGATGTCTAAGTCACTCGGTAACGGGATTGACCCAATGGATGTTATTGAGAAATACGGTGCTGATGCCCTTCGTTGGTTCCTTTCAAACGGTTCTGCACCAGGTCAAGACGTGCGTTTCTCTTATGAGAAAATGGATGCGTCTTGGAACTTCATTAACAAGATTTGGAACATCTCTCGCTATATCCTTATGAACAATGAAGGATTGACCTTGGATGTAGCACGTGAAAATGTGGCTAAAGTCGCTGCTAGTCAAGCAGGTAACGTGACAGACCGTTGGATTCTCCACAACCTCAACGAAACTATTGGAAAAGTTACTGAAAACTTTGACAAGTTTGAATTCGGTGTGGCTGGTCACATCCTCTACAACTTCATCTGGGATGAGTTTGCGGACTGGTATGTTGAGTTGACTAAGGAAGTGCTATACAGCGACAATGAGGACGAAAAAGTCATCACTCGTTCGGTTCTTCTTTACACCTTGGATCAAATCTTGCGTCTCCTTCACCCAATCATGCCATTCGTGACTGAGGAAATCTACGGTCAAATCTCTGAAGGAACAATCGTGACTGCGGAATACCCAGTGGTTCGTCCAGAGTTTGAAAACGAAGAAGCAGCAGCCGGCGTTGAAGCTCTTAAAGATGTGATTCGCTCCGTTCGTAACTCACGTGCAGAAGTGAACGTAGCGCCAAGTAAACCAATCACTATCTTGATCAAGACAAACGACAGCAAGCTCGATGCTTTCTTTAATGATAATGTCAACTACATCAAACGCTTCACAAACCCAGAACACTTGGAAATTGCAGCAGATGTCGAAGTGCCTGACTTGGTTATGTCAAGCATCATCACAGGCGCAGAAATCTACTTGCCACTTGCTGACCTTCTTAATGTTGAAGAAGAATTGGCTCGTCTTGAAAAAGAATTAGCCAAATGGCAAAAAGAACTGGATATGGTTGGTAAGAAGCTCTCTAACGAACGCTTCGTAGCCAACGCCAAACCAGAAGTCGTCCAAAAAGAACGCGACAAACAAGCCGACTACCAAGCGAAATACGACGCGACTGTTGCACGTATTGATGAGATGAAGAAGTTGGTGAAATAA
- a CDS encoding DUF1912 family protein, with protein sequence MSYETEFMKEFEEWIKTQVMINEMALEESKKVFEEDQDERAKIAMIRYESRLDAYQFLQGKFENFHAGKGFHDLPDGLFGERKY encoded by the coding sequence ATGAGTTACGAAACAGAGTTTATGAAGGAGTTTGAGGAGTGGATCAAGACCCAAGTCATGATCAATGAAATGGCTCTCGAAGAGAGTAAGAAGGTTTTTGAGGAAGACCAGGATGAACGAGCTAAAATCGCCATGATTCGCTATGAAAGCCGTTTGGACGCTTATCAGTTCCTGCAAGGGAAGTTTGAAAATTTCCATGCTGGAAAAGGATTTCATGATTTACCAGATGGCCTCTTTGGTGAAAGAAAATATTAA
- a CDS encoding DUF1858 domain-containing protein, which yields MDNVIDVSIPVAQVIDQHPEVLDLLVELGFKPLANPIMRNTVGRKVSLKQGSKLEGTPMEKIVRTLEANGYEVVGLDQ from the coding sequence ATGGACAATGTTATTGATGTATCGATTCCAGTTGCTCAAGTTATTGATCAACATCCGGAGGTATTGGATTTGTTGGTGGAGTTGGGCTTTAAACCCTTAGCCAATCCGATCATGCGAAATACAGTTGGGCGCAAGGTTTCCTTAAAACAAGGATCAAAATTAGAAGGTACTCCTATGGAGAAGATTGTGCGAACACTAGAGGCCAATGGCTATGAAGTAGTGGGGCTAGATCAATGA
- a CDS encoding DEAD/DEAH box helicase, with product MSSDGKSTLTTLSKREEIVNTILELLFIKEKLTNRDAEYLFAISLLFIEEFEKNRSRSYYIEFAYSIIVRTCFKIKDYRALYDFSVNFGYYPIARKLLKSGLVDEGILNYFLSDLKLAQFSNGDKMNTFEQDKVSKEIITSGNKTFAFIAPTSYGKSEIIYQHILKNNELDNIGIIVPTKALIDQVLREAKKLRELNRKIITHEQNYNDSDRRVLAIVTQERALRLIEQHLIFDSLYIDEAHELFNFDFGLKHANRSLLLARLLKLNKKLNPGLNIYYFSPLIQNVKNLLLKDEEGDIEQYKINNNLKVLDIRYVSNSNEQFVFEQYLGYFFKLPNTENNLKYIVNCSKNYKKNLHYLYRPIYIEHYAKELFDQLPEYDELPNSLGNLIEELKYIVHPKFKLIEFLSKGILYLHGRLPNNIRNYLLKCFRDDTSIKHLIANSVILAGMNMPIDSLFFISGFSATNELINLVGRVNRLNEIFSNNGELNKILVPVHFVELDSYPQNRNGQLKKTVESLRSNIKDSVKNPLLENSVVNRSNLENSEKILALESNIVNDFDNPSFISRLTRSGAQQLLNYTDLGLIKLEKIINKTEIIHNADNVYKEILLKVKEVFFDNFVSEGVDRDIDYRYFHPNNNVKRLRFEPTINYYSGFIPSAYSPLKDRVNNLVSYWKDILSSPSDHEKNLMQYVGSQFGEKAYQSNDYNDSRAKVYIDLNDYKTREYDMYNIAIIKLQIDDEFVDFEIGLLVNSLREFNIISDDLYNLFMFGTNDIKELQISQLGLSKNLYNTLKKDNQIQNIEFDDFYNPRANQHLREYILSKQGIEKFELEQYFL from the coding sequence ATGAGTAGCGATGGAAAAAGTACATTGACAACACTCTCTAAAAGAGAAGAGATTGTAAATACAATCTTAGAATTATTGTTTATAAAAGAGAAATTAACTAATCGAGACGCAGAATATTTATTTGCAATATCATTGTTATTTATTGAAGAATTTGAAAAAAACAGATCCAGAAGTTATTATATAGAGTTTGCGTATTCAATTATTGTTAGAACATGCTTTAAAATCAAAGATTACAGAGCTCTATACGATTTTTCAGTTAATTTTGGTTATTATCCAATTGCACGAAAACTTTTAAAAAGTGGTTTGGTAGATGAAGGAATATTGAATTATTTTCTTTCGGATTTAAAACTTGCTCAATTCTCAAATGGTGATAAAATGAACACGTTTGAACAAGATAAAGTATCTAAGGAAATCATTACTTCAGGAAATAAAACATTTGCTTTTATTGCTCCAACATCATATGGAAAAAGCGAAATAATTTATCAACATATTTTAAAAAATAATGAGTTGGACAATATTGGAATTATAGTACCTACTAAAGCGTTGATTGACCAAGTACTCCGAGAAGCAAAAAAGTTAAGAGAATTAAATAGGAAAATTATAACTCATGAACAGAATTATAATGATTCTGATCGACGAGTACTTGCGATTGTTACACAGGAGAGAGCGTTGCGATTAATTGAACAACACTTAATATTCGATTCTCTCTATATAGACGAAGCGCATGAACTGTTTAACTTTGATTTCGGTTTGAAACATGCAAATAGAAGCCTATTATTAGCAAGATTACTTAAACTCAACAAGAAACTAAATCCTGGACTAAATATATACTATTTTTCACCTCTAATTCAAAATGTTAAGAATTTATTGTTAAAAGATGAAGAAGGGGATATAGAGCAGTATAAAATTAACAATAATTTGAAGGTTTTAGATATAAGATATGTTAGTAATTCCAATGAACAATTTGTCTTCGAGCAATATCTGGGTTACTTTTTTAAATTACCTAATACGGAAAATAATTTAAAATATATTGTTAACTGTAGTAAAAATTACAAAAAAAATTTGCATTATTTATATAGGCCTATTTATATAGAACATTACGCTAAAGAATTATTTGACCAATTACCTGAGTATGATGAGTTACCAAATTCACTCGGTAATTTAATTGAAGAATTGAAGTATATAGTTCATCCTAAATTTAAGCTAATTGAATTTTTATCAAAAGGAATTCTATATTTACATGGTAGACTACCAAATAATATAAGGAATTATCTTCTAAAATGTTTTAGAGATGATACTTCAATTAAACATTTAATTGCCAATTCAGTTATTCTCGCTGGTATGAATATGCCTATCGACTCTTTATTCTTTATTTCAGGTTTTTCGGCTACTAATGAACTAATAAACTTAGTTGGTAGAGTCAATAGATTGAATGAGATTTTTTCAAATAATGGTGAACTAAATAAAATCTTAGTTCCTGTACACTTTGTGGAACTTGATAGCTATCCTCAAAATAGAAATGGTCAATTAAAGAAAACAGTTGAATCTTTACGAAGTAATATTAAGGATTCTGTAAAAAATCCACTGTTAGAAAATTCTGTAGTAAATAGATCTAATTTAGAAAATTCTGAGAAAATTTTAGCTTTAGAAAGTAATATAGTTAATGATTTTGATAATCCTAGTTTTATTTCTCGTCTCACGAGATCTGGAGCTCAGCAACTATTAAATTATACTGATTTAGGTTTAATAAAATTAGAGAAAATTATAAATAAGACAGAAATTATCCATAATGCTGATAATGTCTACAAAGAAATTTTGCTTAAAGTTAAGGAAGTTTTTTTTGATAATTTTGTTTCTGAAGGTGTCGATAGAGATATAGACTATAGGTATTTTCATCCGAATAACAATGTCAAACGTTTGCGGTTTGAACCTACGATTAATTATTATTCAGGTTTTATTCCAAGCGCCTATTCTCCTCTAAAGGATAGAGTAAATAATTTAGTATCATATTGGAAAGATATTTTAAGTTCTCCTTCGGATCATGAAAAAAATTTAATGCAATATGTTGGTAGCCAATTTGGAGAAAAGGCATATCAGTCGAATGATTATAATGATTCCAGGGCAAAAGTCTATATAGATTTAAATGACTATAAAACTAGAGAATATGATATGTATAACATCGCCATTATTAAACTCCAAATCGATGATGAATTTGTAGATTTTGAAATTGGTTTATTAGTAAATTCATTAAGAGAATTTAATATTATCTCTGATGATTTGTATAATTTGTTTATGTTTGGAACAAATGACATAAAAGAGTTGCAAATTTCGCAACTAGGATTAAGTAAAAATCTATATAACACGCTAAAAAAGGATAACCAAATTCAAAACATAGAGTTTGATGATTTTTATAATCCAAGAGCAAATCAACATTTAAGAGAGTACATACTTTCAAAGCAAGGAATTGAAAAATTTGAATTAGAACAATATTTTTTATAA
- a CDS encoding cytidine deaminase family protein: MDIWEKLYLEAKALYAPHEVSDFVYARHVVAAVEAADGQIFTGFCMEGTCGVFHLCAERAALFNMYQQSGQTKVKRIIAFRDKPPYGEGSGMPCGACREFLLELDAENRHLEFMVDYESRKTITLGELMPLWWGEERARQRENKGNE; the protein is encoded by the coding sequence ATGGATATTTGGGAAAAACTTTATCTTGAGGCGAAAGCTCTCTATGCGCCTCACGAGGTTTCAGATTTTGTCTATGCTCGACATGTGGTTGCTGCTGTTGAGGCTGCAGATGGTCAGATTTTTACGGGCTTTTGTATGGAAGGAACCTGTGGCGTCTTTCATTTATGTGCCGAACGAGCAGCCCTCTTCAACATGTATCAACAATCAGGACAAACCAAGGTCAAGCGCATTATTGCTTTTCGAGACAAACCTCCTTATGGAGAAGGTTCTGGGATGCCTTGTGGGGCCTGTCGTGAATTTCTCCTTGAGCTAGATGCTGAGAATCGTCATCTAGAATTTATGGTGGATTATGAGAGTCGTAAGACCATTACTTTAGGTGAATTGATGCCTCTTTGGTGGGGAGAAGAACGGGCTCGTCAAAGAGAAAATAAAGGGAATGAGTAG
- a CDS encoding DUF438 domain-containing protein yields the protein MSDERIHVLRDILLELHHGASPESVQERFDATFAGVSAIEISLMEHELMNSDAGVTFEDVMELCDVHANLFKNAVQGVEVADTDHPGHPVQIFKQENLALRAAMMRVRRLLDNYETTEDPEMIQEIHKGLLRQLGLVGQFDRHYRRKEELMFPIMEKYGHDSPPKVMWGVDDQIRELFAKALDVAKKLPDSSISEVKECFEAFAQEFEGMIFKEESILLMILLESFTQDDWLSIAEESDAYGYAIILPSEKWVPKRVDFKEEASEESEGSTEPLPSSNGEEHRQVIETPEGQLTITFTPKKKEESFDRKQPQAFGHGFLSVEQANLILNQLPMEITFVNKDDIFQYYNDAAPFEEMIFKRTPSQVGRNVELCHPPKYLEKVKAIMQGLREGKKDKYEMWFKSESRGKFVHVTYAAVRDEAGDFQGVLEYVQDIQPYREIDTDFYRGME from the coding sequence ATGAGTGATGAACGAATTCATGTCTTAAGAGATATCTTATTAGAGCTTCATCATGGAGCTTCCCCTGAGTCGGTTCAGGAGCGCTTTGATGCGACCTTTGCAGGGGTTTCTGCGATTGAAATCTCTCTTATGGAGCATGAACTGATGAACTCCGATGCAGGGGTTACTTTTGAAGATGTTATGGAGCTTTGTGATGTCCATGCCAATCTCTTTAAGAATGCGGTTCAAGGGGTCGAAGTAGCAGATACCGACCACCCTGGTCATCCTGTTCAAATCTTTAAACAGGAGAACTTAGCCCTTCGTGCGGCTATGATGCGGGTACGCCGCTTGCTAGACAATTATGAGACAACTGAGGATCCTGAGATGATTCAGGAGATTCATAAGGGCTTGTTACGTCAGCTGGGCTTGGTGGGTCAATTTGACCGGCATTACCGTCGAAAGGAAGAGTTGATGTTTCCGATTATGGAAAAATATGGGCATGATTCCCCACCAAAAGTGATGTGGGGAGTAGATGACCAGATTCGGGAACTCTTTGCGAAAGCTTTGGATGTGGCCAAGAAATTACCGGATTCTAGTATTTCTGAAGTCAAGGAATGCTTTGAAGCCTTTGCGCAAGAGTTTGAGGGCATGATCTTCAAGGAAGAGTCGATCCTCTTGATGATTTTGCTGGAGTCCTTTACCCAGGATGACTGGCTCTCCATTGCAGAAGAAAGTGATGCTTATGGTTATGCCATTATTCTCCCAAGTGAGAAATGGGTGCCAAAACGCGTGGACTTCAAGGAGGAAGCGTCTGAAGAGTCAGAAGGTTCAACTGAACCGCTTCCTTCTTCAAATGGAGAAGAGCACCGTCAGGTCATTGAGACTCCTGAGGGACAATTGACCATTACCTTCACGCCTAAGAAAAAAGAAGAGAGCTTCGATCGCAAGCAGCCACAAGCTTTTGGTCATGGATTTTTATCGGTGGAGCAAGCGAATTTAATCTTGAACCAGTTACCAATGGAGATCACCTTTGTCAATAAGGATGATATTTTCCAATATTACAATGATGCTGCGCCTTTTGAGGAAATGATTTTTAAGAGGACGCCATCGCAGGTAGGACGCAATGTTGAGCTGTGTCACCCACCGAAATATTTGGAGAAGGTCAAAGCCATCATGCAGGGGCTTCGTGAAGGGAAAAAAGACAAGTATGAAATGTGGTTCAAATCAGAATCGCGTGGGAAATTTGTCCATGTTACCTATGCAGCCGTGCGTGATGAAGCTGGAGACTTCCAAGGTGTCTTGGAATATGTTCAGGACATTCAACCTTATCGAGAGATCGATACGGATTTTTATAGAGGAATGGAGTAA
- a CDS encoding flavin reductase family protein yields the protein MKQSFNTSKLYYGFPIFILGYQDQNFGHNITTCSSSYSLGDWLVIGVGAEENAADQIKHYQQFSVNIPDENFMLEMEQAGFISHREKLNHLGLDYEISERTQAPILEACPVVLDCQVDRIIEEDGICHIFAKIIDRLADPELLDDKGHFKNDHFAPTYFMGDGHQRVYRYLDDRVDSMGSFMKKARKKNDKS from the coding sequence ATGAAACAATCTTTTAACACTAGTAAACTCTACTATGGTTTTCCGATTTTCATTTTAGGGTATCAGGACCAGAACTTTGGGCACAATATCACGACCTGCAGTTCCTCTTATAGCCTGGGAGATTGGCTCGTCATAGGGGTTGGTGCTGAGGAAAATGCGGCTGACCAGATTAAGCATTATCAACAGTTCAGCGTGAACATCCCTGATGAAAACTTTATGCTTGAGATGGAGCAGGCTGGTTTTATCAGCCATCGGGAGAAGTTGAATCACTTAGGGCTAGACTACGAAATTTCTGAACGGACTCAGGCTCCGATTTTGGAGGCTTGTCCAGTCGTTTTGGATTGCCAGGTAGATCGAATTATCGAGGAAGATGGCATCTGCCATATCTTTGCCAAGATTATAGACCGTCTGGCTGATCCAGAGCTCTTAGATGACAAGGGGCATTTTAAAAATGACCATTTTGCACCGACTTACTTTATGGGGGACGGTCATCAGCGCGTTTATCGTTATCTAGATGATCGAGTTGATTCCATGGGGAGCTTTATGAAGAAAGCGAGGAAGAAGAATGACAAGAGCTGA
- a CDS encoding helix-hairpin-helix domain-containing protein, whose amino-acid sequence MAKKNVNRAKQYKHQNRHLLKKAVATVTAAVKETPKKVEKATKAVAKEVKQAASSVEEFAASLEGVALDRAQTFYDEGIRSVADFANWTEKELLALKGIGPATIKKLKELGVKFK is encoded by the coding sequence ATGGCAAAGAAGAACGTAAACCGTGCGAAACAATACAAACATCAAAATAGACATCTTTTGAAAAAAGCTGTCGCAACTGTAACTGCAGCTGTGAAAGAAACACCTAAAAAGGTTGAGAAAGCTACAAAAGCAGTGGCGAAAGAAGTGAAACAAGCGGCTTCTTCAGTGGAAGAATTTGCTGCAAGTTTGGAAGGTGTGGCACTTGATCGTGCGCAAACATTCTATGATGAAGGTATTCGCTCTGTTGCGGACTTCGCAAACTGGACAGAAAAAGAGTTGTTGGCCCTTAAAGGAATCGGCCCAGCTACAATCAAGAAATTGAAAGAACTAGGCGTTAAATTTAAATAA
- a CDS encoding DNA cytosine methyltransferase, with protein sequence MTNSVSSSRPEKYNIAAFFSGVGGIELGFEQTNEFRVVYANEFDKYARQTYRLNYPNTHLDSRDIHAVQPEEIPAERVDVIMGGFPCQAFSIAGYRKGFDDDRGDLFFELLRMIEGRKPRAIFIENVKNMVGHDHGNTFKVIREALTENNYFIKWKVLNGKDYGNIPQNRERIYIVGFDTKEAYDLFEFPEEIKLTTTLADVIDFGAKPDEAYYYREGKQNFYDQLKFEVTSQDTVYQWRRQYVRENKNGVVPTLTANMGTGGHNVPLILTDSGEIRKLTPKETFNVQGYPKSFKIPEGVSNGQLYKQAGNSVVVPVIKRIAERIAFALNESNGPSQLDRSGKFAIIYTKMNGQFEGQSYVKDFVSTYEEAEKKIASYEDGLAILSDEDYFRLVKKRGNLEFYSII encoded by the coding sequence ATGACAAATTCTGTAAGTTCGAGCCGACCTGAGAAGTACAACATTGCAGCTTTCTTCTCAGGTGTTGGGGGAATTGAGTTGGGATTTGAACAGACCAACGAGTTCAGAGTGGTGTATGCCAATGAATTTGATAAGTATGCGCGTCAGACTTATCGTTTAAATTATCCAAATACGCATTTGGATAGTCGTGATATTCATGCGGTGCAGCCGGAAGAAATTCCAGCTGAGCGCGTGGATGTCATTATGGGAGGTTTCCCTTGTCAGGCCTTTAGTATTGCGGGGTATCGCAAGGGCTTTGATGATGATCGTGGCGATCTTTTCTTTGAGTTGCTTCGTATGATTGAAGGACGTAAACCTCGTGCCATCTTCATCGAAAACGTCAAAAACATGGTCGGTCATGACCATGGCAATACCTTCAAGGTTATTCGTGAGGCTTTGACTGAGAACAACTACTTCATCAAGTGGAAGGTACTCAATGGGAAAGACTATGGAAATATCCCACAAAACCGTGAGCGGATCTACATTGTTGGTTTTGATACTAAAGAAGCCTACGACTTATTTGAATTCCCAGAGGAAATCAAACTAACAACGACCTTGGCTGATGTCATTGATTTTGGTGCCAAGCCTGATGAGGCCTACTATTATCGAGAAGGGAAACAAAATTTCTACGATCAGTTGAAGTTTGAAGTGACTAGTCAAGATACGGTTTATCAATGGCGTCGTCAGTATGTCCGTGAAAACAAAAACGGTGTAGTCCCTACCTTGACAGCCAATATGGGAACAGGTGGACACAATGTTCCATTGATCTTGACAGACAGTGGCGAGATTCGGAAGTTAACTCCCAAAGAAACCTTTAATGTTCAAGGCTATCCTAAATCCTTTAAAATCCCTGAGGGGGTTTCCAATGGTCAGCTCTACAAACAAGCTGGAAATAGCGTAGTTGTTCCTGTGATTAAACGCATTGCAGAGCGGATTGCTTTTGCCCTTAATGAGAGCAATGGGCCGTCTCAACTGGATCGTTCAGGAAAATTTGCCATTATCTACACCAAGATGAATGGTCAATTTGAAGGTCAGTCTTATGTGAAAGATTTTGTCTCCACTTATGAGGAAGCAGAGAAGAAGATTGCCTCCTATGAGGATGGGCTTGCAATTTTATCAGATGAAGATTATTTCAGATTGGTAAAAAAACGTGGGAATTTGGAGTTTTACAGCATTATTTAA
- a CDS encoding GNAT family N-acetyltransferase has translation MTRAELPERIETERLVLRVRTVADAEDIHAYASLPEVSYPAGFPPVKTLEDEIYYLEHIIPDRNQKENLPAGYGIVVKGTDRIIGSVDFNHRHEDDVLEIGYTLHPDYWGRGYVPEAARTLIDLAFKELNLHKIELSCFGYNLQSQRVAEKLGFTLEARIRDRKDAQGNRCDDLRYGLLKSEWEAQNQH, from the coding sequence ATGACAAGAGCTGAACTGCCAGAACGAATCGAAACGGAGCGTCTAGTCTTACGAGTCCGAACAGTGGCTGATGCTGAGGATATCCATGCTTACGCCAGTCTTCCAGAAGTCTCTTACCCAGCAGGCTTTCCACCCGTCAAGACCTTGGAAGACGAGATCTATTACCTAGAGCATATCATTCCCGATCGCAATCAAAAAGAAAATCTTCCAGCTGGTTACGGCATTGTGGTCAAAGGAACCGATAGAATCATTGGCTCTGTTGACTTCAACCATCGCCACGAAGACGATGTGCTGGAGATTGGCTATACCTTGCACCCAGACTATTGGGGCCGGGGTTATGTACCCGAAGCAGCGCGTACCTTGATTGATCTAGCTTTTAAAGAATTGAACCTTCACAAGATAGAATTGTCTTGCTTTGGTTACAACCTTCAGAGTCAACGAGTCGCGGAAAAGCTTGGCTTTACCCTCGAAGCTCGCATAAGAGACCGCAAAGATGCTCAAGGCAACCGCTGTGATGATTTGAGATACGGCTTGCTAAAGAGTGAGTGGGAAGCTCAAAATCAACATTAA